One genomic segment of Nocardia spumae includes these proteins:
- a CDS encoding glutamate--cysteine ligase: MGGAGARTVPWNGSPRPTLGVEWEIALVDKQTRNLSNTAAAVFDQVGDLRAPNGPPHVTKELLKNTVELVSGVHDTVGEVVDELHTTMDTVRAAADRVGVDLFCAGTHPFAQWSTQQLTRSEHYDELISRTQWWGRQMLIWGVHVHVGVSHPEKVFPILNTLLLSYPHLLALSASSPMWAGLDTGYASNRALMFQQLPTAGLPFQFENWSQFESFVHDQMKTGVFEQLGGMHWDIRPAPRWGTIEVRVCDGIPSRFELSAIVALIHCLIVDLDRRVEAGETMPTLPPWHVQENKWRAARYGLDAIIITDADSNERLVTDDLADLLDRLQPTAKLLRCETELARVPDIVERGASYQRQRRVAAAAQGDLVAVVDALVKELNS; the protein is encoded by the coding sequence ATGGGTGGGGCAGGCGCTCGCACAGTTCCGTGGAACGGCTCGCCTCGCCCGACCCTGGGCGTCGAATGGGAGATCGCGCTCGTCGACAAGCAGACGCGCAATCTGTCCAACACCGCGGCCGCGGTCTTCGACCAGGTCGGTGATCTGCGCGCGCCCAACGGTCCGCCGCACGTCACCAAGGAACTGCTGAAGAATACGGTCGAGCTGGTCAGCGGCGTGCACGATACGGTCGGCGAGGTCGTCGACGAATTGCACACCACGATGGACACCGTCCGCGCGGCCGCCGATCGGGTCGGGGTGGATCTGTTCTGCGCCGGCACCCATCCGTTCGCGCAGTGGTCGACTCAGCAGCTGACCCGCTCGGAACATTACGACGAACTGATCAGCCGGACCCAGTGGTGGGGGCGGCAGATGCTGATCTGGGGCGTGCACGTCCACGTGGGCGTGTCGCACCCGGAGAAGGTCTTCCCGATTCTCAACACGCTGCTGCTGTCCTATCCGCATCTACTGGCACTGTCGGCATCGTCACCGATGTGGGCCGGGCTCGATACCGGTTACGCCAGTAACCGGGCGCTGATGTTCCAGCAGCTGCCGACCGCCGGATTGCCGTTCCAATTCGAGAATTGGTCGCAATTCGAATCTTTCGTCCACGACCAGATGAAAACCGGTGTGTTCGAACAACTCGGCGGGATGCACTGGGATATCCGCCCGGCACCGCGATGGGGAACCATCGAGGTTCGCGTCTGCGACGGAATTCCCAGCCGTTTCGAACTCTCCGCCATCGTGGCATTGATCCACTGCCTGATCGTCGATCTGGATCGGCGGGTGGAGGCGGGGGAGACCATGCCCACCCTGCCGCCGTGGCATGTGCAGGAAAACAAGTGGCGCGCAGCGCGTTACGGGCTCGACGCGATCATCATCACCGATGCCGACAGCAATGAGCGGCTGGTCACCGACGATCTGGCGGACCTGCTGGACCGGCTGCAACCCACCGCGAAGCTGCTGCGCTGTGAGACCGAACTCGCGCGGGTACCCGACATCGTCGAGCGCGGCGCGTCCTATCAGCGCCAGCGGCGGGTGGCGGCAGCCGCACAGGGCGATCTGGTAGCGGTGGTGGACGCACTGGTCAAGGAGCTGAACAGCTGA
- a CDS encoding homogentisate 1,2-dioxygenase: MAFYRQLGSLPPKRHTQHRDDQGQLFYEELMGEEGFSGDSALLYHRGLPPAIIDSSVWRPPNPGTVPNHPLRHRHLRLHELFPDATVPDTDVVTGRRLILGNDDVRISYVAALRESPLYRNAIGDELVYVEAGSGVVDTVFGRIPVRTGDQVLLPRATTHRWRPSGPEPLRGYIIEATGHITPPRRYLSKFGQFLENSPYCERDLHGPAEPLLESGTEVEVLVKHRPGPEIAGTRMVYATHPFDVVGWDGCLYPFTFNIADFEPITGRIHQPPPIHQAFEGTNFVVCDFVPRKVDYHPLSIPVPYYHSNVDSDEVLFYCGGNYEARRGSGIGQGSVSVHPGGYAHGPQPGAYERSIGAEYFDELAVMVDTFRPLGLGEGALACEDPEYAWTWSGRGPSTERA, translated from the coding sequence ATGGCGTTCTATCGGCAACTGGGATCCCTACCGCCGAAGCGGCACACCCAGCATCGCGACGACCAGGGGCAGCTCTTCTACGAGGAGCTGATGGGCGAGGAGGGCTTCTCCGGCGATTCCGCGCTGCTGTACCACCGCGGTCTGCCGCCCGCGATCATCGATTCCTCCGTCTGGCGGCCACCGAATCCGGGGACCGTGCCCAACCATCCACTGCGCCACCGCCATCTCCGCCTGCACGAACTGTTTCCGGACGCGACGGTCCCGGATACCGATGTCGTGACCGGCCGCAGGCTGATCCTCGGCAACGACGACGTGCGCATCTCCTATGTGGCCGCGCTACGGGAATCCCCGTTGTACCGCAACGCGATCGGCGACGAGCTGGTCTACGTGGAGGCGGGCTCGGGCGTGGTGGATACCGTCTTCGGCCGGATCCCCGTACGTACCGGCGATCAGGTCCTGCTACCGCGCGCCACGACCCATCGGTGGCGGCCGTCCGGCCCGGAACCGCTACGCGGCTACATCATCGAGGCCACTGGGCACATCACACCGCCACGGCGATATCTGTCGAAATTCGGTCAGTTCCTGGAGAATTCGCCGTACTGCGAGCGCGATCTGCACGGTCCGGCCGAACCGCTGCTGGAGTCCGGAACCGAGGTCGAGGTGCTGGTCAAACATCGGCCGGGCCCCGAGATCGCGGGCACCCGCATGGTGTACGCGACGCACCCGTTCGATGTGGTGGGGTGGGATGGCTGCCTGTACCCCTTCACCTTCAATATCGCCGATTTCGAACCGATCACCGGCCGGATCCATCAACCACCGCCGATTCACCAGGCCTTCGAAGGCACCAATTTCGTGGTGTGCGATTTCGTGCCCCGCAAGGTCGATTACCATCCGCTGTCCATTCCGGTGCCGTATTACCACTCCAATGTGGATTCCGACGAGGTCCTGTTCTATTGCGGCGGAAATTACGAAGCGCGAAGGGGTTCGGGGATCGGACAGGGTTCGGTGTCGGTACACCCCGGCGGTTATGCGCACGGGCCGCAGCCGGGCGCTTACGAACGCAGCATCGGGGCGGAGTATTTCGACGAACTGGCCGTGATGGTCGATACCTTTCGGCCGCTCGGACTCGGCGAGGGCGCGCTGGCCTGCGAGGACCCCGAGTACGCGTGGACCTGGTCGGGGCGCGGGCCGAGTACGGAGCGGGCGTGA
- a CDS encoding TetR/AcrR family transcriptional regulator, protein MSEVESATPAPRKRADARRNEQTLLNAAAAAFVASGVEVPVRDIAKRAGVGVGTIYRHFPTRADLIVAVYRHQVEACAEAGPALLADSDSAHTALARWIDMFVDFLITKHGLAGALQSDDTAFHSLHAYFIDRLLPVCAELLEAARQAGEISTDIDAYELMRGVGNLCIGAESDEHYDARRLVGLVVTGLRRR, encoded by the coding sequence GTGTCCGAGGTCGAATCAGCGACGCCCGCCCCGAGGAAGCGGGCCGATGCCCGCCGCAACGAGCAGACCCTGCTGAACGCGGCGGCGGCGGCCTTCGTGGCCTCCGGGGTCGAGGTGCCGGTGCGCGATATCGCCAAGCGAGCCGGGGTCGGCGTCGGCACCATCTACCGCCATTTCCCGACCCGGGCGGACCTGATCGTCGCCGTCTACCGGCATCAGGTCGAGGCGTGCGCCGAGGCCGGCCCGGCGCTGCTCGCCGACAGTGACTCCGCGCATACGGCACTGGCGCGCTGGATCGACATGTTCGTCGATTTCCTCATCACCAAGCACGGCCTCGCCGGAGCCCTGCAGTCCGACGACACCGCCTTCCACAGCCTGCACGCCTACTTCATCGACCGTCTGCTGCCGGTCTGCGCCGAACTCCTGGAGGCGGCCCGGCAGGCGGGTGAGATCAGCACCGATATCGATGCGTACGAGCTGATGCGCGGGGTGGGCAATCTGTGCATCGGCGCCGAGAGCGATGAGCACTACGATGCCCGCCGCCTGGTCGGCCTGGTCGTCACCGGCCTGCGCCGGCGATAG
- a CDS encoding peptide deformylase, whose product MAILPIRIVGDPVLHSPTQQVSQSPDELAQLLADMYETLDAANGVGLAANQVGESLRLFVYDCPDVAADGSVQRRRGAVINPVLETSEIPETMPDPDDDEEGCLSVPGEQFPTGRADWARVTGTDEKGEPVTIEGKGFFARMLQHEVGHLDGYLYVDVLIGRNARAAKKAIKRNGWGAPGLSWVPGEVPDPFGHDD is encoded by the coding sequence ATGGCGATTCTCCCGATCCGCATCGTCGGCGATCCGGTTCTACACAGCCCGACCCAGCAGGTGTCACAGTCGCCGGACGAGCTCGCCCAGCTGCTGGCGGACATGTACGAAACCCTCGACGCCGCCAACGGTGTGGGGCTGGCCGCGAACCAGGTGGGGGAATCGTTGCGACTGTTCGTCTACGACTGCCCGGACGTCGCGGCCGACGGTTCGGTGCAGCGCAGGCGCGGCGCGGTGATCAACCCGGTCCTGGAAACCTCCGAGATCCCCGAGACCATGCCCGATCCCGATGACGACGAGGAGGGCTGTCTCTCGGTTCCCGGCGAGCAGTTCCCCACCGGCCGGGCGGACTGGGCGCGGGTGACCGGCACCGACGAGAAGGGTGAACCGGTCACGATCGAGGGCAAGGGCTTCTTCGCCCGCATGCTGCAGCACGAGGTGGGCCACCTCGACGGTTACCTCTACGTCGACGTGCTGATCGGCCGCAACGCTCGTGCCGCGAAGAAGGCCATCAAGCGCAACGGCTGGGGCGCACCGGGTTTGAGCTGGGTACCAGGCGAGGTACCGGATCCGTTCGGACATGACGACTGA
- a CDS encoding LytR C-terminal domain-containing protein, which produces MSNPNPTSGGPPLRALAMVLIALAIVFAGLGAMALSNSNSESSAAETSADSEVSTAPPTTTRAPATSAAAAATESSATALTTTTATAPTSTAGAADKNIPVRVLNNSTVSGLASRTGNQLTEAGFDVTETGNYPGGVIAKTTVYYGNSPHERETAQAIAKELGISAEPRFPGIADSPPGVIVIVTGN; this is translated from the coding sequence GTGAGCAACCCGAATCCGACCTCCGGTGGACCACCGCTGCGAGCACTCGCGATGGTGCTGATCGCGCTGGCCATCGTCTTCGCGGGCCTCGGCGCCATGGCGCTGTCGAATTCGAATTCCGAGTCCTCCGCCGCGGAGACATCGGCCGATTCCGAGGTGTCGACCGCACCGCCCACCACCACCCGCGCACCGGCCACCAGTGCCGCCGCCGCGGCCACCGAGTCGTCGGCCACCGCGCTCACCACCACGACGGCCACCGCGCCGACCAGCACCGCGGGCGCCGCGGACAAGAACATTCCGGTCCGGGTGTTGAACAACAGCACGGTCTCGGGTCTGGCCTCGCGGACCGGGAATCAGCTCACCGAGGCGGGGTTCGATGTCACCGAGACCGGTAACTACCCCGGCGGTGTGATCGCGAAAACCACCGTCTACTACGGGAATTCGCCGCACGAGCGGGAGACCGCCCAGGCGATCGCGAAGGAACTGGGCATCTCGGCGGAACCGCGATTCCCCGGAATCGCCGACTCGCCGCCGGGCGTCATCGTCATCGTCACCGGTAACTAG
- a CDS encoding acyl-CoA dehydrogenase, with protein MSHYKANLRDIEFNLFEVLGIGALLESGAYGDLDTETARGMLTEVLRLAEGPVAESFVDADRNPIQFDAAAHEVIVPDPLRKTVAAINEGGWSGLGMPEEMGGVAAPSPLIWATQEMLVAANNSASFFNMGPLMHQVLYREGTEQQQRWAEHAWENRWGGTMVLTEPDAGSDVGMGRTKAVQQPDGTWHIEGVKRFISGGDVGDTADNIFHLTLARPEGAGPGTKGLSLFVVPKYLFDPETLELGERNGVLVTNLEHKMGIKSSPTCELTYGGDKPAVGYLVGDVHNGIAQMFKVIENARMMVGVLSAGTLSTGYLNALEYAKTRVQGADLTQMTDKTAPRVTITHHPDVRRSLALQKAYSEGLRALYLYTASYQNDDVAQANFGADPDTAARVNDLLLPIVKGVGSERAYETLTETLQTFGGSGYLQDYPIEQYIRDVKIDSLYEGTTAIQAQDFFFRKIIRDKGVALAHVAGLIQEFADSEPDTLKAEKTLLGAALADVQAMAATLTNYLMAAQQTPEEIYKVGLGSVRFLHAVGDLVIGWRLLAQAQIAQAALAGQPSEKDRLFYSGKVGVASWFAKNQLPLLSGVRAVVENLDTDIMKLDEAAF; from the coding sequence GTGTCGCATTACAAGGCGAACCTTCGGGATATCGAGTTCAACTTGTTCGAGGTGTTGGGGATCGGCGCGCTGCTGGAGTCGGGCGCGTACGGGGATCTGGATACCGAAACCGCGCGCGGAATGCTCACCGAGGTGCTCCGGCTGGCGGAGGGCCCGGTCGCGGAATCGTTCGTCGACGCCGATCGCAATCCGATCCAGTTCGATGCCGCCGCGCACGAGGTGATCGTGCCCGATCCGTTGCGCAAGACGGTCGCGGCGATCAACGAGGGCGGTTGGTCCGGTCTGGGCATGCCCGAGGAGATGGGCGGTGTCGCCGCCCCCTCGCCGTTGATCTGGGCTACCCAGGAAATGCTCGTCGCCGCGAACAATTCGGCCAGCTTCTTCAATATGGGCCCGCTCATGCATCAGGTGCTGTACCGCGAGGGCACCGAGCAGCAGCAGCGCTGGGCCGAGCACGCGTGGGAAAACCGCTGGGGCGGAACGATGGTGCTCACCGAGCCCGATGCCGGTTCCGATGTGGGCATGGGCCGCACCAAGGCGGTACAGCAGCCCGACGGGACCTGGCACATCGAGGGTGTGAAGCGCTTCATCTCCGGCGGTGACGTCGGCGATACCGCCGACAACATCTTCCACCTGACCCTGGCCCGGCCCGAGGGCGCCGGCCCGGGTACCAAGGGACTGTCACTGTTCGTGGTGCCGAAGTACCTGTTCGACCCGGAGACACTGGAATTGGGCGAGCGCAACGGTGTGCTGGTCACCAACCTCGAGCACAAGATGGGCATCAAGTCCTCGCCCACCTGCGAGCTGACCTACGGTGGCGACAAACCCGCCGTCGGCTATCTGGTCGGCGATGTGCACAACGGCATCGCGCAGATGTTCAAGGTCATCGAGAACGCGCGCATGATGGTCGGCGTGCTGTCGGCGGGCACCCTGTCCACCGGCTATCTGAATGCGCTGGAGTACGCCAAGACTCGCGTGCAGGGCGCCGACCTGACCCAGATGACCGACAAGACCGCGCCCCGGGTGACCATCACCCACCACCCCGACGTCCGCCGCAGCCTGGCGCTGCAGAAGGCGTATTCGGAGGGGCTGCGCGCGCTCTACCTCTACACCGCGTCCTACCAGAACGACGATGTGGCACAGGCGAATTTCGGTGCCGACCCCGATACCGCCGCCCGGGTCAACGATCTGCTGCTGCCGATCGTCAAGGGCGTGGGTTCCGAACGGGCCTACGAGACCCTCACCGAGACGCTGCAGACCTTCGGCGGTTCCGGCTATCTGCAGGACTACCCGATCGAGCAGTACATCCGCGATGTGAAGATCGACTCGCTGTACGAGGGCACCACGGCCATCCAGGCGCAGGACTTCTTCTTCCGCAAGATCATTCGCGACAAGGGCGTCGCCCTCGCGCACGTCGCGGGTCTGATCCAGGAGTTCGCCGACTCCGAGCCCGACACATTGAAGGCGGAGAAGACGCTGCTGGGCGCCGCGCTGGCCGATGTGCAGGCGATGGCCGCGACGCTGACCAACTACCTGATGGCCGCGCAGCAGACGCCCGAGGAGATCTACAAGGTCGGCCTCGGCTCGGTGCGGTTCCTGCACGCCGTGGGCGATCTCGTGATCGGCTGGCGGTTGCTGGCCCAGGCCCAGATCGCCCAGGCCGCGCTGGCCGGGCAGCCGTCGGAGAAGGACCGGCTGTTCTACTCCGGAAAGGTCGGTGTCGCATCGTGGTTCGCCAAGAATCAGCTGCCGTTGCTGAGCGGGGTGCGGGCCGTGGTCGAGAACCTCGACACCGACATCATGAAGCTGGACGAAGCGGCGTTCTGA
- a CDS encoding DUF3263 domain-containing protein produces MEGGEAVTVDGLTRRELDILDFERKWWKYAGAKEEAIRELFAMSATRYYQVLNTVVDRPEALAADPMLVKRLRRLRASRQKSRAARRLGFQV; encoded by the coding sequence ATGGAGGGAGGCGAGGCGGTCACGGTAGACGGTCTCACCCGCCGTGAACTCGACATTCTCGATTTCGAACGCAAGTGGTGGAAGTACGCGGGCGCCAAGGAAGAGGCCATCCGCGAACTGTTCGCGATGTCGGCCACCCGCTACTACCAGGTACTCAATACCGTCGTCGACAGGCCCGAGGCGCTGGCCGCCGATCCGATGCTGGTGAAGCGGCTGCGCCGGTTGCGGGCCAGCCGGCAGAAATCGCGCGCCGCGCGACGGCTGGGCTTCCAGGTCTGA
- a CDS encoding N-acetylglutamate synthase, CG3035 family has protein sequence MTTDLPDIPLGRRVVARYRLPDGYAQQFTDVIGELVAHEPVRIRTGEGAVVTIETDRMVALKALGPRPIRIGEIRALEAAAIDGWPGTERAWFDGWLCSAGHDYTLRANTAVPLGGSGRGAALDMRTLQQIGQWYAERGLPLRLRLPDRLAPVPPGWLVWGETLVLGMDIANFVLPQGPSMVRIDERPHPAWLELHHQRGEDTVDVAAPPPDVDVLTAAYNGELGFAALGLPAPLAIGRGALTTAPDGRRWIGLSCIAVAAPHRRHGLGTLVCAELIRWGHKRGATHTYVQVEAGNTGALALYRELGFVEHHHYRYAAPDPNAGRHRGE, from the coding sequence ATGACGACTGACCTTCCCGATATTCCGCTCGGCCGCCGGGTGGTGGCGCGCTATCGCCTGCCCGACGGTTACGCACAGCAGTTCACCGATGTGATCGGGGAACTGGTGGCACATGAGCCGGTCCGGATCCGGACCGGCGAGGGTGCCGTCGTCACCATCGAGACCGATCGGATGGTGGCACTGAAAGCGCTGGGTCCCCGGCCGATTCGGATCGGTGAGATCCGGGCGCTCGAGGCCGCGGCCATCGACGGCTGGCCCGGAACCGAGCGCGCCTGGTTCGACGGCTGGCTGTGCAGCGCCGGCCACGATTACACGCTGCGGGCCAATACCGCGGTGCCGCTCGGTGGTTCCGGTCGCGGCGCGGCCCTGGATATGCGCACACTGCAGCAGATCGGCCAGTGGTACGCCGAACGCGGGCTGCCGCTGCGACTCCGGCTGCCGGATCGCCTCGCCCCGGTCCCGCCGGGCTGGCTGGTCTGGGGCGAGACCCTGGTGCTCGGCATGGATATCGCCAATTTCGTCCTGCCACAAGGACCTTCGATGGTCCGCATCGACGAGCGCCCGCATCCGGCCTGGCTGGAACTGCACCACCAGCGCGGCGAGGACACTGTGGACGTGGCCGCGCCACCGCCGGATGTGGACGTGCTCACCGCGGCGTACAACGGCGAACTCGGCTTCGCGGCGCTGGGCCTGCCCGCACCGCTGGCGATCGGCCGCGGCGCACTCACCACCGCGCCCGACGGCCGCCGGTGGATCGGGCTGAGCTGTATCGCGGTCGCCGCACCGCACCGCCGCCACGGGCTGGGCACCCTGGTCTGCGCCGAACTGATCCGCTGGGGTCACAAGCGCGGCGCCACCCATACCTATGTGCAGGTGGAGGCCGGCAACACCGGTGCGCTGGCGCTGTATCGGGAGCTGGGGTTCGTCGAACACCACCACTACCGCTACGCCGCACCGGATCCGAACGCGGGCCGCCATCGCGGGGAGTGA
- a CDS encoding exodeoxyribonuclease III, giving the protein MRLATWNVNSIRSRLDRVVSWLDRSDIDVLAIQETKCRDDQFPAERFEEAGYEVVHTGFSQWNGVAIASRVGVEDVEVAFPGQPGFDKDAETSLLSAPVVEARAIGATCGGVRVWSLYVPNGRALTDPHFTYKLEWLAALRDFGASRLRENPASQIALCGDWNIAPTDDDVWSPEFFADKTHTSDAERAAFDAVVEAGFTDVMRPFAPGPGVYTYWDYTQLRFPRKEGMRIDFVLASPALSARAVDALVDREERKGKGASDHAPVVVELSE; this is encoded by the coding sequence ATGCGCTTGGCTACCTGGAATGTGAATTCGATCCGGTCCCGTCTGGACCGGGTCGTCTCGTGGCTGGACCGCTCCGATATCGATGTGCTGGCCATCCAGGAAACCAAATGTCGTGACGACCAGTTCCCGGCCGAGCGCTTCGAAGAGGCCGGCTACGAGGTCGTGCACACCGGATTCAGCCAGTGGAACGGGGTGGCTATCGCGTCCCGGGTGGGTGTCGAGGACGTCGAGGTGGCTTTCCCCGGACAGCCCGGCTTCGACAAGGATGCCGAGACCTCGCTGCTCAGCGCACCCGTGGTCGAGGCCCGGGCGATCGGCGCCACCTGCGGCGGGGTCCGGGTGTGGAGCCTCTACGTGCCCAACGGCCGCGCACTCACCGATCCACATTTCACCTACAAACTGGAATGGCTTGCGGCCCTGCGCGATTTCGGCGCGTCCCGGCTGCGCGAGAACCCGGCGTCGCAGATCGCGCTGTGCGGTGACTGGAATATCGCGCCGACCGACGACGATGTCTGGTCACCGGAGTTCTTCGCCGACAAGACCCATACCTCCGATGCCGAGCGCGCGGCCTTCGACGCGGTGGTCGAGGCCGGATTCACCGATGTGATGCGGCCGTTCGCGCCGGGCCCCGGCGTCTACACCTACTGGGACTACACCCAGTTGCGCTTTCCCCGCAAGGAGGGAATGCGGATCGATTTCGTGCTCGCCTCCCCCGCACTGAGCGCGCGGGCGGTCGACGCCCTGGTCGATCGCGAGGAGCGAAAGGGTAAGGGCGCCAGCGATCACGCGCCCGTGGTCGTCGAACTGTCCGAATGA
- a CDS encoding TetR/AcrR family transcriptional regulator produces the protein MASESAVRPRQRAQHLGPERRRPQVLDAALRIAVDDGVAAVTIAAIADRLNVTRPVVYACYADRVELINALIQREEGYLLGGIVDALPPRRVEADEEVFVDGFRALLETVTKRPDTWKLLYGNPDPAVASSFGRGRRFAVERCTRRLRPTLEAWGTEDAERKLPALVELWVSAGEGAVRTLMSSGDWNPQDLGAFVGAAVYRALRSA, from the coding sequence ATGGCATCGGAATCCGCGGTGCGGCCGCGACAACGGGCCCAACATCTCGGCCCCGAACGCCGACGCCCCCAGGTGCTGGATGCGGCGCTTCGGATCGCGGTCGACGACGGCGTCGCCGCGGTGACCATCGCCGCCATCGCCGATCGCCTCAACGTCACCCGGCCGGTGGTCTACGCCTGCTACGCCGATCGGGTCGAACTGATCAATGCCCTCATCCAGCGGGAAGAGGGCTATCTACTCGGCGGCATCGTCGACGCGCTGCCCCCGCGCCGCGTCGAGGCCGACGAGGAAGTATTCGTCGACGGCTTCCGGGCGCTGCTGGAGACGGTGACCAAACGACCCGACACCTGGAAACTGCTGTACGGCAATCCGGATCCGGCGGTGGCGAGCTCGTTCGGCCGGGGCCGGCGCTTCGCCGTCGAACGGTGCACCCGGCGGCTGCGGCCGACGCTCGAGGCATGGGGTACCGAGGACGCCGAACGCAAACTGCCCGCGCTGGTCGAATTGTGGGTGTCGGCCGGTGAGGGCGCGGTGCGCACCCTCATGTCCTCCGGCGACTGGAATCCCCAGGACCTGGGCGCCTTCGTCGGCGCGGCGGTCTACCGCGCCCTGCGATCGGCCTGA
- a CDS encoding alpha/beta fold hydrolase, translating into MGEYIEADGLRTYYEVHGEGEPVVLLHGGLGTAESWAQQVPELARHYRVYVPERRGHGRTADVPGPITYAAMAADTAAWLDALSLTGAHLIGWSDGGAVAALVAVARPELVRKLVVIGQYLSLDGEWPSSRAALDGFADDPGTRAMFEGLHAPLSPNGRDHFPVVYDKMMRLWREEPEIPLTDIARITAPTLIMQGDGDWVRVEHSALIARTIADAQLAVVPGTSHALPLEKPGVVNRLLLDFLAVDQITRMLPVGHD; encoded by the coding sequence ATGGGTGAATACATCGAGGCGGACGGACTACGCACCTACTACGAGGTGCACGGCGAGGGGGAGCCGGTGGTCCTGCTGCACGGCGGGCTCGGTACCGCGGAATCGTGGGCGCAGCAGGTGCCCGAACTGGCTCGGCACTATCGGGTCTACGTGCCCGAACGACGCGGCCACGGCCGCACCGCGGATGTGCCGGGCCCGATCACCTATGCGGCGATGGCGGCCGATACGGCGGCCTGGCTCGATGCGCTGTCGCTGACCGGGGCACATCTCATCGGATGGAGCGACGGAGGCGCGGTCGCGGCCCTGGTGGCCGTCGCCCGGCCGGAGCTGGTGCGCAAACTGGTCGTCATCGGCCAGTACCTGTCACTGGACGGGGAGTGGCCGTCCTCGCGGGCGGCGCTGGACGGATTCGCCGACGACCCCGGCACCCGCGCCATGTTCGAGGGGTTGCACGCGCCACTGTCCCCGAACGGCCGCGACCATTTCCCGGTCGTCTACGACAAGATGATGCGGCTGTGGCGTGAAGAGCCCGAGATTCCGCTCACCGATATCGCGCGCATCACCGCGCCCACGCTGATCATGCAGGGGGACGGCGACTGGGTGCGGGTCGAGCACAGCGCCCTGATCGCGCGCACCATCGCCGATGCCCAGCTGGCCGTGGTCCCCGGCACCTCCCATGCCCTGCCACTGGAGAAACCCGGCGTGGTGAACCGGCTGCTACTGGACTTCCTGGCCGTCGACCAGATCACCCGGATGCTGCCCGTCGGCCACGACTAG
- the sodC gene encoding superoxide dismutase[Cu-Zn]: protein MAPSATRRPSWRTVTPMLAIAAFGLVACSNSQESSDVKGTTPPVWTGSAGPAQNSGTAEQNAPSGDSVSVQLKDPSGAQVGTATIAKSGEKVQITVDAHGLQPGFHGLHVHQYGKCEPNSTAPSGGAPGNFLSAGGHLQVGDSNSHPASGDLTSLEVGKDGTAKLVTTTDAVTLDELKGKALMIHAGADNFGNIPNRYLQANGGAPGPDAETLATGDAGGRVACGVIG from the coding sequence ATGGCCCCCTCCGCAACTCGTCGCCCCTCCTGGCGGACTGTGACCCCGATGCTGGCGATCGCGGCTTTCGGCCTGGTCGCGTGCAGCAACAGCCAGGAGTCGAGCGACGTCAAGGGGACCACCCCGCCGGTATGGACGGGAAGCGCCGGTCCGGCGCAGAACTCCGGTACCGCCGAGCAGAACGCCCCCTCGGGCGACTCGGTTTCGGTGCAGTTGAAGGATCCCTCCGGTGCGCAGGTCGGTACCGCCACCATCGCCAAGTCCGGTGAGAAGGTGCAGATCACCGTCGACGCGCACGGCCTGCAGCCCGGATTCCACGGCCTGCACGTGCACCAGTACGGCAAGTGTGAGCCGAACTCCACCGCCCCCTCCGGCGGCGCGCCCGGCAACTTCCTGTCCGCCGGCGGGCATCTGCAGGTCGGCGATTCGAACAGCCATCCGGCCAGCGGTGATCTCACCTCGCTGGAGGTCGGTAAGGACGGCACCGCGAAGCTCGTCACCACCACCGATGCGGTCACCCTGGACGAGCTGAAGGGCAAGGCGCTGATGATTCACGCCGGCGCCGACAACTTCGGCAACATCCCGAACCGGTACCTGCAGGCCAACGGCGGCGCACCGGGGCCCGATGCCGAGACTCTCGCCACCGGCGACGCGGGCGGTCGGGTCGCCTGCGGCGTCATCGGCTAA